In a genomic window of Gambusia affinis linkage group LG04, SWU_Gaff_1.0, whole genome shotgun sequence:
- the LOC122829515 gene encoding mitochondrial Rho GTPase 1-A-like isoform X1 encodes MRKDVRILLVGEPKVGKTSLIMSLVSEEFPEVVPYRVEEITIPADVTPERVPTHIVDYSEAEQTDEQLFQEISKANVICIVYAVNNKTSIEKVTSHWIPLITENTDKDSRVPLILVGNKSDLVEHSSMETILPIMNQYSDIETCVECSAKNLKNISELFYYAQKAVLHPTGPLYCPEKKDMKPLCVKALTRIFKVSDLDNDGILNDNELNFFQRVCFNSPLEPQALEDVKNVVRKNLIDGVQHNGLTLKGFLFLHTLFIQRGRHETTWTVLRRFGYDDDLELNQDYLFPPLKIPPDCTTELNHNAYLFLQSVFDKHDKDRDCALSPDELRDLFDVFPYMPWGPDVNNTVCTNDQGWITYQGYLSQWTLTTYLDVQRCLEYLGYLGYSIIAEQESQAAGITATRAKKIDLQKKQTQRNVFRCNVFGDMSSGKSGFLQAFLGRNLMRQKMIKEEHRSYYAISTTYVYGQEKYLLLHEVFPDFDYLTDADMACDIVCLVYDVSNPYSFEYCANVFKQYFMDSKTPCMMIAAKSDLPEVKQMYACSPLEFCRRHKMPPPQSFTCNTAAEPNREIYTKLTTMAMYPHARLRCMCTCNRCTFCLCQNLLNSELLQTVRAKLYAVVLRRHIIQEDLTSSTFWLRASVGATVFAVLGFAVYRLLLKTR; translated from the exons ATGCGCAAGGACGTGAGGATATTGCTTGTGGGGGAAC CCAAGGTGGGGAAGACGTCCCTCATCATGTCCCTGGTCAGCGAAGAATTTCCTGAAGTG GTTCCCTATCGCGTCGAGGAGATCACCATACCAGCAGATGTGACACCAGAAAGAGTCCCCACACACATTGTGGACTATTCAG AGGCAGAGCAGACAGACGAGCAGTTGTTTCAGGAGATCTCTAAG GCAAATGTGATTTGCATCGTCTACGCTGTCAACAACAAGACATCCATCGAGAAG GTGACAAGTCACTGGATTCCTCTCATCACCGAGAACACAGACAAGGATAGCAG AGTTCCTCTTATCCTGGTGGGGAACAAGTCAGACCTGGTGGAACACAGCAGCATGGAGACCATTCTTCCCATTATGAACCAGTACAGTGATATAGAGACATGTGTTGAG TGTTCGGCAAAGAACCTGAAGAACATCTCTGAGCTGTTCTACTATGCCCAAAAGGCAGTCCTCCATCCCACAGGTCCCCTCTACTGTCCTGAGAAAAAAGAC ATGAAGCCTCTTTGTGTAAAAGCGCTGACCCGAATCTTCAAAGTGTCGGATTTGGACAATGATGGAATCCTCAATGATAATGAGCTCAACTTCTTCCAG CGAGTGTGCTTCAACAGCCCGTTGGAGCCTCAGGCCTTGGAGGACGTGAAAAACGTGGTCAGGAAGAATTTGATTGATGGAGTGCAGCATAATGGACTCACTCTAAAAG gcttcctgtttctgcacaCGCTGTTTATTCAGCGCGGTCGTCATGAAACGACCTGGACAGTTCTTAGGAGGTTCGGATACGATGACGACTTGGAGTTAAATCAGGACTATCTCTTCCCCCC GCTGAAAATTCCTCCTGACTGCACCACAGAGCTCAATCACAATGCCTACCTCTTCCTGCAGAGCGTCTTTGACAAACACGACAAG GATCGTGACTGTGCCTTGTCGCCGGATGAGCTGAGGGATTTGTTTGACGTTTTCCCCTACATGCCCTGGGGTCCAGATGTCAACAACACTGTTTGCACCAATGACCAAGGCTGGATCACCTACCAGGGCTACCTCTCCCAGTGGAC GTTAACGACTTATTTGGATGTCCAGCGATGTCTGGAGTATTTAGGCTATCTTGGCTACTCAATAATTGCTGAGCAGGAGTCTCAAGCAGCAGGAATTACAG CGACCAGAGCTAAGAAGATTGACCTGCAGAAAAAACAGACTCAGCGCAACGTCTTCCGCTGCAACGTGTTTGGAGACATGAGCAGCGGGAAGAGCGGCTTCCTGCAGGCCTTCTTGGGTAGAAACCTCATG CGACAGAAGATGATTAAAGAGGAGCATAGATCTTACTACGCCATCAGCACAACATATGTTTACGGTCAGGAAAAATACCTTCTG CTTCATGAGGTATTCCCAGACTTCGACTACCTGACTGATGCTGATATGGCCTGCGACATTGTCTGTCTGGTGTATGACGTCAGCAACCCCTACTCATTTGAATACTGCGCCAATGTGTTTAAG CAATACTTCATGGACAGCAAGACTCCGTGCATGATGATCGCAGCCAAGTCAGACTTACCCGAGGTTAAGCAGATGTACGCCTGCAGCCCTCTGGAGTTCTGCAGGAGGCACAAGATGCCGCCTCCGCAGTCCTTCACCTGTAACACGGCAGCTGAACCAAACAGAGAAATCTACACCAAGCTAACCACGATGGCCATGTACCC CCACGCCCGGCTGCGCTGCATGTGCACCTGCAACCGGTGCACGTTCTGCTTGTGTCAGAACCTCCTGAACTCTGAGCTGCTGCAGACCGTCAGGGCCAAACTCTACGCTGTCGTGCTCAGAAG ACATATAATTCAAGAAGACCTGACAAGCTCCACCTTCTGGCTGAGAGCAAGTGTCGGGGCCACCGTGTTTGCAGTACTTGGCTTCGCCGTATACAGATTACTGCTGAAGACACGGTGA
- the LOC122829515 gene encoding mitochondrial Rho GTPase 1-A-like isoform X2: protein MRKDVRILLVGEPKVGKTSLIMSLVSEEFPEVVPYRVEEITIPADVTPERVPTHIVDYSEAEQTDEQLFQEISKANVICIVYAVNNKTSIEKVTSHWIPLITENTDKDSRVPLILVGNKSDLVEHSSMETILPIMNQYSDIETCVECSAKNLKNISELFYYAQKAVLHPTGPLYCPEKKDMKPLCVKALTRIFKVSDLDNDGILNDNELNFFQRVCFNSPLEPQALEDVKNVVRKNLIDGVQHNGLTLKGFLFLHTLFIQRGRHETTWTVLRRFGYDDDLELNQDYLFPPLKIPPDCTTELNHNAYLFLQSVFDKHDKDRDCALSPDELRDLFDVFPYMPWGPDVNNTVCTNDQGWITYQGYLSQWTLTTYLDVQRCLEYLGYLGYSIIAEQESQAAGITATRAKKIDLQKKQTQRNVFRCNVFGDMSSGKSGFLQAFLGRNLMRQKMIKEEHRSYYAISTTYVYGQEKYLLLHEVFPDFDYLTDADMACDIVCLVYDVSNPYSFEYCANVFKQYFMDSKTPCMMIAAKSDLPEVKQMYACSPLEFCRRHKMPPPQSFTCNTAAEPNREIYTKLTTMAMYPHIIQEDLTSSTFWLRASVGATVFAVLGFAVYRLLLKTR from the exons ATGCGCAAGGACGTGAGGATATTGCTTGTGGGGGAAC CCAAGGTGGGGAAGACGTCCCTCATCATGTCCCTGGTCAGCGAAGAATTTCCTGAAGTG GTTCCCTATCGCGTCGAGGAGATCACCATACCAGCAGATGTGACACCAGAAAGAGTCCCCACACACATTGTGGACTATTCAG AGGCAGAGCAGACAGACGAGCAGTTGTTTCAGGAGATCTCTAAG GCAAATGTGATTTGCATCGTCTACGCTGTCAACAACAAGACATCCATCGAGAAG GTGACAAGTCACTGGATTCCTCTCATCACCGAGAACACAGACAAGGATAGCAG AGTTCCTCTTATCCTGGTGGGGAACAAGTCAGACCTGGTGGAACACAGCAGCATGGAGACCATTCTTCCCATTATGAACCAGTACAGTGATATAGAGACATGTGTTGAG TGTTCGGCAAAGAACCTGAAGAACATCTCTGAGCTGTTCTACTATGCCCAAAAGGCAGTCCTCCATCCCACAGGTCCCCTCTACTGTCCTGAGAAAAAAGAC ATGAAGCCTCTTTGTGTAAAAGCGCTGACCCGAATCTTCAAAGTGTCGGATTTGGACAATGATGGAATCCTCAATGATAATGAGCTCAACTTCTTCCAG CGAGTGTGCTTCAACAGCCCGTTGGAGCCTCAGGCCTTGGAGGACGTGAAAAACGTGGTCAGGAAGAATTTGATTGATGGAGTGCAGCATAATGGACTCACTCTAAAAG gcttcctgtttctgcacaCGCTGTTTATTCAGCGCGGTCGTCATGAAACGACCTGGACAGTTCTTAGGAGGTTCGGATACGATGACGACTTGGAGTTAAATCAGGACTATCTCTTCCCCCC GCTGAAAATTCCTCCTGACTGCACCACAGAGCTCAATCACAATGCCTACCTCTTCCTGCAGAGCGTCTTTGACAAACACGACAAG GATCGTGACTGTGCCTTGTCGCCGGATGAGCTGAGGGATTTGTTTGACGTTTTCCCCTACATGCCCTGGGGTCCAGATGTCAACAACACTGTTTGCACCAATGACCAAGGCTGGATCACCTACCAGGGCTACCTCTCCCAGTGGAC GTTAACGACTTATTTGGATGTCCAGCGATGTCTGGAGTATTTAGGCTATCTTGGCTACTCAATAATTGCTGAGCAGGAGTCTCAAGCAGCAGGAATTACAG CGACCAGAGCTAAGAAGATTGACCTGCAGAAAAAACAGACTCAGCGCAACGTCTTCCGCTGCAACGTGTTTGGAGACATGAGCAGCGGGAAGAGCGGCTTCCTGCAGGCCTTCTTGGGTAGAAACCTCATG CGACAGAAGATGATTAAAGAGGAGCATAGATCTTACTACGCCATCAGCACAACATATGTTTACGGTCAGGAAAAATACCTTCTG CTTCATGAGGTATTCCCAGACTTCGACTACCTGACTGATGCTGATATGGCCTGCGACATTGTCTGTCTGGTGTATGACGTCAGCAACCCCTACTCATTTGAATACTGCGCCAATGTGTTTAAG CAATACTTCATGGACAGCAAGACTCCGTGCATGATGATCGCAGCCAAGTCAGACTTACCCGAGGTTAAGCAGATGTACGCCTGCAGCCCTCTGGAGTTCTGCAGGAGGCACAAGATGCCGCCTCCGCAGTCCTTCACCTGTAACACGGCAGCTGAACCAAACAGAGAAATCTACACCAAGCTAACCACGATGGCCATGTACCC ACATATAATTCAAGAAGACCTGACAAGCTCCACCTTCTGGCTGAGAGCAAGTGTCGGGGCCACCGTGTTTGCAGTACTTGGCTTCGCCGTATACAGATTACTGCTGAAGACACGGTGA